TACTCTTGCTCAGCTCAGGCTCCGAATGTTTTCCAGCAGTTCCGGTTTGAGGAGAGTGGGGCTCTTTCCACCTGCAGCTGCAATATCAGCCTGCACAGCTGCATCCCAGGCAAACGTGAGCAGCGCAGCAGGGACCTAAAATATAAGGGAAGTCAGTACAATACAGATTATTTTTCGTTTAAAAGGGAGAAAATTAGTAGTTCAAATGTAAATGTGACACTTTACCTCAACATCAATATTACCTGACTAAAAACGACCTCGAACATTCACTCTCTGTTCTAAAAATTTGCAGCAAACTAAAACCTGAATTAAAACCCCTGCTCTGTGCTGTGGGTTTTAACAttgaagtttgttttcattctcccAGTGCCCACATTCATCAGAAAGAAATACTAAATACAGTGTTACATGTTAGGGCAACAATGGGActgacaaaaaaattaatccACAGGCCAGTTTGCCAAGTAGATTCTGATTTCAACCCACCAAGTTGCACTCTGCGAGAGCAATGTCTTCAGATTCTTGTAGTTTTTGACCTCCAGGAGCAATCAGTTCAAAGGGCTGCCAACCGTCCACCAGAGACTCCCGCATGAAGGAAAACAGCACAGGCATCCGGTCCCAGGCATAAAATGTTCCTGAGAGGGTCACAAATCATGAGCAGTTGTGTCAACAATGCTCACAAAACTACAATGTGTAGGATTTTTCAGAGTAAAATGCTTTTGGTTTACTCAATTGATTTAATCTTGAAGTACATTTTAAATTGTGGCTTCACCTTGTAGCAGGTTACCATCAGGTAGTCTCACCCTGAGCAGGGTGTAGTTGTatttcctcctctccctctgttcCTCTTTCTCCCTCATGGCTTTAGTGCGCAGCATGGCACTCTTCTCTACTAACTCACTCCTGTGAAACACACAAGGGACTCATTCGCTGATAGACAAACACTAGTAAACCAGGGAAACTTTTCTGGCTAGAGGCACATGACACACCCAGAGGCTATAAAAAGAACATCAGCATTAAATAATCCATTATTCTTGGGTGTGCTGTTAATAGTGGAAACCTAGAGTCAAATACTGCCATACAACCCAGGACAACTaagagttaaaaaataaataaatcataattTCAATGCTGCAGtcgtttaaaacaaaaaaaaaaagaggtgttAGTTGTACACCCTTTCATGGAAACAGTATTCCCTGATGGCTGCGCCCTCTTGCCCCCATGTCTCAGTCTAATCGAGCATCTGTGGAATGTGCTGGACAAATAAGTCCGATCCAAAGAGGACCCACCTCAGAATTTACAAGACCTAAAGGATCTGTTGCTTTACATCATGTTGCAAAGTTATGAGAACTAATGATCCATCGAGGGGTCACTGTCTACTGCACACATCCAGGAGACTGTCACTGTCTCCTCTGAATCTTCTTTACTTGGTTACTCAAACTTGGAAACCATGTGGAACAAATATAACCAAAACCTAGTTTGATCACCAGCATATTTAGGGGCAAACTGTTACTTGTGGTTCTTTTACAGCAGTCTTGTAGGATAAATTCAAACAGGGATGAAGTTTCTCTAAGCACACTGTCACAGACAAATTGCAAATCCTATGAGCCAAATATTGATCTTTACTCCATTTCACTGGAACTGCTACCACAGCGAGTGAAATCAAGTAACTGATCTGACTGCACAGACAATTCATTAAAGAAAAGAGACAACATTTCACTACCACCTAACTAGAATTTATAGCTGACTTGAATTAGATCCATTTTTTGGATTGAAAGTGAGTCTATACCTCTGCTGTTGCTCCCTTTTGAGCTCCTCCGCTGTCAGGTTGTAGAACTCTGGCGGCAGCTCAAAGCGTTGAGCGTTAGGAGACTGCCTGAAAGCTTGAGGCTGCCTGTCCAGCTGCGCTCTGACCGGCTCGCCTCTCTGAAGACGATCCCTCCTCTCCTTCATCAGCTCCAGCGCATCGGGGCTCTGCTCTGGCAAAACCAggaactcctcttcctcctctgatcTCCGTGAAAGGTGGGCACGCGTTAAAACGATGTAAAGACTGAATGATGCATAAATGAAAATCACTGGCAGGTGAGCAGACACATACTGCTCATAAATATCACTATTCATTTACCTTGGCCCTCTATGGGAAGCATCACACTTGTAAAGCCCAGAGCCTGCAGGAACTCCCTGCTGCCCTCCACAGACTTTACTTTCTCCTGAAATAACACAAGGAATCTTATAAGACATGCAAAATTATCTTGTTTTCTTATAGAAATCCCATAAAGTCTGCTACAAATAGTTAGTCTTGATCCAGGAACGTTACACACCTGGAACACTTTGTTGCTGAGTTTAATTTTCCTGTATTTCTCTTCTGTGGGGTTCTTGCATATATTTTCAACATATctggaaacaaaacaatgacaacaaaaaaaaaacctttgatGTCTAGAACAGATATTCAAAATCTGTGACAACAGCATAAAACATTTACATATGTAATTAACATCACCATCAGCGTCTTACTTGCTTATGATGTCCACAGCAGCCTtcactttctctctgtctttgttaAATGTGTGCATCATCATAACAGACGCCTCGACTGCATCTTCCTCAAACCGCTGCAGGGAAAAATTGCATGTTTATCAAAAGCACCGATTAGATAAGCATTCAGTCTGACTGCACACACGTTATAACTGAACCAACATCCTCAGACATACCATTAAAATGGCTTCTTTAATGTGTATTTCCCTCTCACTCTTGGTTAATGTGGCTCCAGTTAGTGGACAGATGAAATAGACGCCTGATACTGAGAGAAGGGTGGGATCTTTCACTGGCACTTTGGAGCCCTGGGAGGAAAATGTCAATCAGTGTTGTTAGATTCAGTGATGAAATTTTCATCCACACTAACAGGCCACCGCTATTACTCTGAATTTAATACAGCTCACATAACTAGGCGGCTCCTTTTCTGATATTCTGAATTAGGCCTCACAACCACTGACGTATTTTCCAGTAAGGACATGTATAATTCAGGTTTCAACAAGCAtataggggttttttttcatataaaaaaagaaagttctGGCTTTTCAACTAAAGAAAACCACTAGGATTGTGATAAAAGAATTTTAGTACTGAACAGATTTAAGGTAAATAAGGGAAGATTAAAACAAAAGCCCACTGTCTGGCTGGAGAAGGACACCTACTTTTATGAAACTGACATTGAGATGAACAGCTGTCTGCACCTATGCTGCCCTTTTCAACACTGGACACTGTATGATAGGCTGTGTATAAACAGGAATATTTACTTTAATCAGTCATGAAAACAGCTTATCAGGAGTACTGTCTTCttcaaagtgaaagaaaaaattGAAATATTTTAAGAAGTTAACCACAGTCGATGTGAACCAAAATTAGCATGAAAATTGTGTCACAATTCTGGTTTATGCAACACTTACCTCTGCTGcagctgccttttctttttcagcaagTGCAGCTGCCTCGGCCTCAAGTTCTCTTTTTACTGCAAGCACGTGTAGAAAACAACTGTTATAACCAGAATATTTTTTAAcagttaataaataatttttttaaccaaaaataTTACCTCAAAATAGAAATCTTTGCCGTTTGCTTTATCAGTTTAAAACAGTATCTAATCATATCTACTTCCCATTGACAGGATCAGCATCTTAATATAAACATAAAGATTATATACTTGATGCAAATCTTCCCATGAATACaaaaacaatgattttttttttttaaaataaatacttttttggtTCAGGGACGAGTTGCTACCTCAAGTGGAGGAATTGAAATATCTGAGGGGGGAGaaaggtctgggcttctctgcttaggctgcagcCCTCACTAACTGGCCTCagttaaacagcagaaaatgaatggGTGGGTGACTTCTATGATTATGTGGTTTTTCAGAGGTAATAAACGTTTTTGGTGGCTGATCTTTCATACACTGGATATAGTGTACAGTAGCAGACAACAAAtttagaagattttttttttttaaacagatcaACTATAATAATCCGTAGAGTGCTTCACAgtccaaaacatgttttaatacCCACAACTGAATTATCCTAATACCCACAACTGAAACGAGGAGGCTGACGTTCATCTGTGTTTGATAGACACCACCTGGTGTAATAACAGGGCTGCATGTCTCACCCTGGGTCCTAATGGCGTCCTGGGAGGTGTGAACCTTCGGCTTCTGATGCTGTTCAATCCTGGCCAAGGCTGCAGCTCCAGCCCTCTGGGCTCCTTCACTGGGGGCATGGCGATCGTGCTTAACACTGGATCTGCCCTGCACCACCTCAGGCTTGGCACTGTAGGGTTATTAGGAGAGAAACAGGACTATAAGAGGAGACGTGTTGTGGCTTCACAGTaggaagaagaaaagacagTGCTAAGCTAAGTAGCAACGACAACAGTACAAACACGTCAGAATCACAACAGCTCTGCTTCCTGTTGAGAAGCAGGTTTGCTTAGTTCTTTAACTAAACAAGCTTGTGCAGGGATTAACTGTTAGTCAGGTCACCATGAAATTATACAGTCGCCCCCCGCCGTGCTCAAGAATATATAACAGTTAGCCGTTTGACAAACACCCgtgagaaaaacacacacaaattagcACTGTTGTGGTTAGCTTCAATACATGGGGAGACGGAAAAGCGGTAGTCATTACTGATCAGCTGTCAGCTATGAGATAAGCCCG
The window above is part of the Maylandia zebra isolate NMK-2024a linkage group LG23, Mzebra_GT3a, whole genome shotgun sequence genome. Proteins encoded here:
- the ubxn6 gene encoding UBX domain-containing protein 6, coding for MKKFFDDFKKDIKFKSAGPGKKLTEDTSAKPEVVQGRSSVKHDRHAPSEGAQRAGAAALARIEQHQKPKVHTSQDAIRTQVKRELEAEAAALAEKEKAAAAEGSKVPVKDPTLLSVSGVYFICPLTGATLTKSEREIHIKEAILMRFEEDAVEASVMMMHTFNKDREKVKAAVDIISKYVENICKNPTEEKYRKIKLSNKVFQEKVKSVEGSREFLQALGFTSVMLPIEGQEEEEEFLVLPEQSPDALELMKERRDRLQRGEPVRAQLDRQPQAFRQSPNAQRFELPPEFYNLTAEELKREQQQRSELVEKSAMLRTKAMREKEEQRERRKYNYTLLRVRLPDGNLLQGTFYAWDRMPVLFSFMRESLVDGWQPFELIAPGGQKLQESEDIALAECNLVPAALLTFAWDAAVQADIAAAGGKSPTLLKPELLENIRSLS